A window from Canis lupus familiaris isolate Mischka breed German Shepherd chromosome 18, alternate assembly UU_Cfam_GSD_1.0, whole genome shotgun sequence encodes these proteins:
- the B4GALNT4 gene encoding N-acetyl-beta-glucosaminyl-glycoprotein 4-beta-N-acetylgalactosaminyltransferase 1 has protein sequence MPWFPVKKVRKQIKLLLLLLLLTCAAWLTYVHLSLVRQGRALRQRLGYGRDGEKLSGVTEGRGVRAALSTHRAEDSSESREEEQVPEGRDPNLPFPAGARKPPPVNLTGQVPPWWEEYKGQANLHVFEDWCGGAVGHLRRNLHFPLFPHTRTTVKKLAVSPKWKNYGLRIFGFIHPARDGDVQFSVASDDNSEFWLSPDESPAGAQLVAYVGKTGSEWTAPGEFTKFSSQVSKPKRLMASRRYYFELLHKQDDRGSDHVEVGWRAFLPGLKFEVIGSAHISLYTDESSLKMDHVAHVPQSPASHVGGHLPQEEPRADMLRPDPRDTFFLTPRVEPSSLENVLEPCAYAPTYVVKDFPIARYQGLQFVYLSFVYPNDHTRLTHMETENKCFYRESPLYLERFGFYKYMKMDKEEGEEDEEDDVQRRAFLFLNPDDLLDDEDEGELLDSLEPTEASPPRGGRLPSTTAPTPPSPRRSRALSWAARPPPLLLGRAPRPRAAPAPPKVYVTRVRPGPRAPPRALAPLGPRSPPRPPFPGVFLRPRPLPRMQLRAPPRLPRPPGHRTGRPQAVQPRTPARAQATQGSREAQARVPALAAATAGLNSSSEAQPVTSFLSLSQVSGPQPPGEDEQEEEEEADEDRAPGAEDSDEAAGPPRGRWREDAIDWQRTFSVGAVDFELLRSDWNDLRCNVSGNLQLPEAEAVDVVAQYMERLNARHGGRFALLRIVNVEKRRDSARGSRFLLELELQERGGGRWRLSEYVFLRLPRAHAGDGDADAESDAEPDAPSPEPAPVASTRPDGRPELCRPLHLAWRQDVTVHFIVPVKNQARWVAQFLADMATLHARTGDSHFSVILVDFESEDMDVERALRAAHLPRYQYLRRTGNFERSAGLQAGVDAVEDASSIVFLCDLHIHFPPNILDSIRKHCVEGKLAFAPVVMRLGCGSSPGDPHGYWEVNGFGLFGIYKSDFDRVGGMNTEEFRDQWGGEDWELLDRVLQAGLEVERLRLRNFYHHYHSKRGMWGTRSRKGSRGGSP, from the exons ATGCCGTGGTTCCCGGTGAAGAAGGTCCGCAAGCAGatcaagctgctgctgctgctgctgctgctcacctGCGCCGCGTGGCTCACGTACGTGCACCTGAGCCTGGTGCGCCAGGGCCGCGCGCTGCGCCAGCGGCTGGGCTACGGGCGAG ACGGTGAGAAGCTGAGCGGAGTGACCGAGGGCAGGGGCGTCCGCGCTGCGCTGTCCACGCACAGGGCGGAGGACTCCAGCGAAAGCCgagaggaggagcaggtg CCTGAAGGCCGGGACCCAAACCTGCCGTTCCCTGCGGGGGCCAGAAAGCCGCCCCCCGTGAACCTCACTGGTCAGGTGCCCCCGTGGTGGGAAGAG TACAAGGGGCAGGCGAACCTGCACGTCTTTGAGGACTGGTGTGGAGGCGCCGTGGGCCATCTGAGGAGGAACCTGCACTTCCCGCTCTTCCCCCAC ACCCGCACCACCGTCAAGAAGTTGGCCGTGTCCCCCAAGTGGAAGAACTACGGACTACGGATTTTCGGCTTCATCCACCCGGCGAGAGATG GAGACGTCCAGTTCTCTGTGGCTTCAGATGACAACTCTGAGTTCTGGCTGAGCCCAGACGAGAGCCCGGCGGGCGCCCAGCTGGTGGCCTACGTGGGCAAG ACTGGCTCAGAGTGGACGGCACCTGGAGAATTCACCAAGTTCAGCTCCCAGGTGTCCAAACCCAAGCG GCTCATGGCCTCCCGGAGGTACTACTTCGAGCTGCTGCACAAACAGGACGACCGAGGCTCGGACCATGTGGAAGTGGGC tgGCGAGCCTTCTTGCCAGGCCTGAAGTTTGAGGTCATCGGCTCTGCTCACATCTCCCTGTACACAG ATGAATCATCCCTGAAGATGGACCATGTGGCACACGTGCCCCAGTCTCCAGCTAGCCACGTGGGGGGGCACCTGCCGCAGGAGGAGCCCAGAGCTGACATGCTGCGCCCAGACCCCCGAGACACCTTCTTCCTCA CACCCCGGGTGGAGCCTTCCAGCCTGGAGAATGTGCTGGAGCCCTGCGCCTACGCCCCCACCTATGTGGTCAAGGACTTTCCCATTGCGAGATACCAGGGCCTGCAGTTT GTGTACCTGTCCTTCGTCTACCCCAACGACCACACGCGCCTCACTCACATGGAGACTGAAAACAAATGCTTCTACCGGGAGTCGCCGCTGTACctggagag gtTCGGGTTCTATAAGTACATGAAGATGGACAaggaggagggcgaggaggacgaggaggacgaCGTGCAGCGCCGGGCCTTCCTCTTTCTCAACCCCGATG ACCTCCTGGACGACGAGGACGAGGGGGAGCTGCTGGATAGTCTGGAGCCCACGGAGGCGTCCCCCCCGCGCGGCGGCCGCCTCCCCTCGACCACGGCCCCCACCCCGCCGAGCCCCAGGCGCTCCCGGGCGCTGAGCTgggccgcgcgccccccgcccctcctgctgggccgcgccccgcgcccccgagccgcgcccgcgccgcccaAGGTGTACGTGACCCGCGTGCGCCCCGGGCCGCGCGCGCCCCCTCGGGCCCTGGCGCCCCTGGGCCCGCGCAGCCCCCCGCGGCCGCCCTTCCCCGGCGTCTTCCTCCGCCCCCGGCCGCTCCCCCGCATGCAGCTGCGGGCGCCCCCCCGGCTGCCCCGGCCTCCAGGCCACAGGACCGGCCGCCCCCAGGCCGTGCAGCCGCGGACCCCTGCCCGGGCTCAGGCCACGCAGGGCAGCCGGGAGGCCCAGGCGCGCGTGCCCGCCCTCGCCGCGGCCACCGCGGGCTTGAACTCGTCGTCGGAAGCACAGCCCGTGACTTCCTTCCTGAGCTTGTCCCAGGTGTCCGGGCCGCAGCCGCCTGGGGAGgacgagcaggaggaggaggaggaggcggacgAGGACAGGGCCCCGGGCGCGGAGGACAGTGACGAGGCGGCGGGGCCCCCGCGGGGCCGCTGGCGCGAGGACGCCATTGACTGGCAGCGCACGTTCAGCGTGGGCGCCGTGGACTTCGAGCTGCTGCGCTCCGACTGGAACGACCTGCGCTGCAACGTGTCGGGGAACCTGCAGCTGCCCGAGGCCGAGGCCGTGGACGTGGTGGCTCAGTACATGGAGCGGCTGAACGCGCGCCACGGCgg GCGCTTCGCGCTCCTGCGCATCGTGAACGTGGAGAAGCGCCGAGACTCGGCCCGCGGCAGCCGCTTcctgctggagctggagctgcagGAGCGCGGGGGCGGCCGCTGGCGCCTGTCGGAGTACGTGTTCCTGCGGCTGCCCAGGGCGCACGCTGGGGACGGGGACGCAGACGCCGAGTCCGACGCGGAGCCCGACGCGCCGAGCCCTGAGCCTGCCCCCGTCGCCTCCACGCGCCCCGATGGCCGCCCCGAGCTCTGCCGGCCGCTGCACCTGGCCTGGCGCCAGGATGTGACGGTGCACTTCATCGTGccag TGAAGAACCAGGCGCGCTGGGTGGCACAGTTCCTGGCGGACATGGCCACGCTGCACGCCCGCACCGGGGACTCGCACTTCAGCGTCATCCTGGTGGACTTCGAGAGCGAGGACATGGATGTGGAGCGGGCCCTGCGCGCTGCCCACCTGCCCCG GTACCAGTACCTAAGGCGAACCGGAAACTTCGAGCGCTCCGCGGGCTTGCAAGCTGGCGTGGACGCCGTGGAG GACGCCAGCAGCATCGTCTTTCTGTGCGACCTGCACATCCACTTCCCGCCCAACATCCTGGACAGCATCCGCAAGCACTGTGTGGAGGGCAAGCTGGCCTTCGCGCCCGTGGTCATGCGCCTGGGCTGTGGAAGCTCGCCGGGGGACCCGCACG GTTACTGGGAGGTGAATGGCTTCGGCCTCTTCGGGATCTACAAGTCAGACTTTGACCGGGTCGGAGGCATGAACACCGAGGAGTTCCGCGACCAGTGGGGGGGCGAGGACTGGGAGCTCCTGGACAG GGTCctgcaggcagggctggaggTGGAACGGCTCCGACTGAGGAATTTCTACCACCACTACCACTCCAAGCGGGGCATGTGGGGCACGCGCAGCCGGAAGGGCTCCCGCGGGGGGAGCCCGTGA